Proteins encoded together in one Dermacentor variabilis isolate Ectoservices chromosome 2, ASM5094787v1, whole genome shotgun sequence window:
- the LOC142571495 gene encoding uncharacterized protein LOC142571495 isoform X2, with amino-acid sequence MEGVSRRLTRTLSTPKRCSTCNKMVYFTGIRCKQCGALSHESCANHSPHWCSPVTVVDMGRHGAAGNHPPQDAAEDRCEEWRFSSVGHEVLTVSPLMGQPFLFGSGDPGTAAPAAQLQPALPSAPPRSPTLAVTGLLKVVHWLSQRRKATRPNASKQHGRSRLADEQLARKKHKVLSSHQPAAVTPPCTCHTRKASFAAGILSPNGSLSSSGYISSSASSAVQTPSDTELDCRGGARAHLEGGHPCRLHPTRGTGLVRQNAVISEQGRTGRQWLANKARTLSLETKANDVEKLCATWPPLGRSAGNPADNFPEEPESGIEESEQEDKSKNQSTNIKDTLGEWCVPYKDVEFKERLRQGRETDVYRGRWHGEVLIYTFRHTKEQNVMRFWEEVGKLSMIRHENIALFMGACAEPPQYAIITSMKKGPSLFEHIHIKKHHLSFHTKVNIARQIVQGMGYLHAKGIVHKSLTSKNVILESRVKLCLMDQGLAERVHDLSDRGCLARGHLTYLAPELMCQLRVEPPNVFSDCEPSQESDLYAFGTILYELIAEAFPFGFQHPHSVIWQIASGQQQPLNHLQCTGSFKTLIHECWFKAPEARPSFVTIGRQLQENVTLHRKHSSSEPDRLHHSGLAIGRQPLCS; translated from the exons GTTGACCCGCACGCTTTCGACGCCCAAGCGCTGCTCCACATGCAACAAGATGGTGTACTTCACGGGCATCCGCTGCAAGCAGTGCGG GGCGCTTTCGCACGAGTCGTGCGCCAACCACAGCCCCCACTGGTGCTCGCCGGTCACCGTCGTCGACATGGGACGCCACGGCGCCGCGGGAAACCACCCACCACAGGATGCAG CCGAAGACCGCTGCGAGGAGTGGCGCTTCTCGAGCGTCGGCCACGAGGTACTCACCGTGAGCCCGCTgatgggccagccgttccttttCGGCAGCGGCGATCCCGGCACTGCGGCGCCCGCTGCTCAGTTGCAGCCGGCGCTGCCGTCGGCGCCGCCCCGGTCCCCGACGCTGGCCGTGACGGGACTGCTGAAGGTGGTCCACTGGCTCTCCCAGAGGCGCAAGGCTACGCGGCCTAACGCCAGCAAGCAGCACGGCCGCTCACGGCTGGCCGACGAGCAGCTGGCGCGCAAAAAGCACAAGGTCCTGAGCTCGCACCAGCCGGCCGCGGTCACGCCGCCCTGCACGTGCCACACGCGCAAGGCTTCGTTCGCTGCCGGCATCCTGTCGCCCAACGGCAGCCTCTCGTCGAGCGGCTACATCTCGTCGTCGGCCTCGTCAGCCGTGCAGACGCCGTCGGACACCGAGCTCGACTGCCGCGGCGGCGCCCGGGCGCACCTCGAAGGTGGCCACCCCTGCCGGCTGCACCCGACTCGCGGCACCGGCCTGGTGCGCCAGAACGCGGTGATCAGCGAGCAGGGCCGCACGGGCCGCCAGTGGCTGGCCAACAAGGCCCGCACACTCAGCCTCGAGACTAAGGCCAACGACGTTGAAAAGCTCTGCGCTACGTGGCCCCCTCTGGGAAGGTCAGCTGGAAATCCAGCAG ATAACTTTCCTGAAGAACCAGAGTCTGGCATTGAAGAGAGTGAACAGGAAGACAAATCAAA AAATCAGAGCACCAACATCAAGGACACGTTAGGTGAATGGTGTGTGCCGTACAAGGATGTGGAGTTCAAGGAACGGCTACGACAAGGCAGGGAGACGGATGTTTACAG GGGACGTTGGCATGGTGAAGTCCTCATCTATACCTTTCGACACACCAAAGAACAAAATGTGATGAGATTTTGGGAGGAAGTTGGCAAACTCAGCATGATCCGTCATGAAAACATTGCACTTTTCATGGGTGCGTGTGCAGAACCACCACAGTATGCCATCATCACCAG CATGAAGAAAGGCCCATCACTGTTTGAACACATCCATATCAAGAAGCACCACCTCTCATTCCACACCAAGGTCAATATTGCAAGACAGATTGTGCAG GGCATGGGCTACTTGCATGCCAAAGGCATTGTGCACAAGAGCCTCACCTCCAAGAATGTGATATTGGAGAGCCGAGTCAAGCTGTGCCTCATGGATCAAGGTCTTGCGGAGAGAGTCCATGATCTGTCTGATCGTGGCTGCCTTGCACGGGGCCACCTCACCTACCTGGCTCCTGAACTGATGTGCCAACTGAGAGTGGAGCCACCAAATGTCTTCTCAGACTGTGAACCGTCACAAGAATCGGACCTTTACGCCTTTGG GACAATCTTGTATGAACTGATTGCTGAAGCCTTCCCATTTGGCTTTCAACACCCACACTCAGTCATTTGGCAGATTGCATCTGGGCAGCAACAGCCACTGAACCACCTCCAGTGCACTGGGAGCTTCAAG ACACTGATCCATGAATGCTGGTTCAAGGCTCCTGAAGCTCGGCCCTCTTTTGTCACGATTGGACGACAGCTCCAGGAAAAT
- the LOC142571495 gene encoding uncharacterized protein LOC142571495 isoform X3, whose translation MWLTRTLSTPKRCSTCNKMVYFTGIRCKQCGALSHESCANHSPHWCSPVTVVDMGRHGAAGNHPPQDAAEDRCEEWRFSSVGHEVLTVSPLMGQPFLFGSGDPGTAAPAAQLQPALPSAPPRSPTLAVTGLLKVVHWLSQRRKATRPNASKQHGRSRLADEQLARKKHKVLSSHQPAAVTPPCTCHTRKASFAAGILSPNGSLSSSGYISSSASSAVQTPSDTELDCRGGARAHLEGGHPCRLHPTRGTGLVRQNAVISEQGRTGRQWLANKARTLSLETKANDVEKLCATWPPLGRSAGNPADNFPEEPESGIEESEQEDKSKNQSTNIKDTLGEWCVPYKDVEFKERLRQGRETDVYRGRWHGEVLIYTFRHTKEQNVMRFWEEVGKLSMIRHENIALFMGACAEPPQYAIITSMKKGPSLFEHIHIKKHHLSFHTKVNIARQIVQGMGYLHAKGIVHKSLTSKNVILESRVKLCLMDQGLAERVHDLSDRGCLARGHLTYLAPELMCQLRVEPPNVFSDCEPSQESDLYAFGTILYELIAEAFPFGFQHPHSVIWQIASGQQQPLNHLQCTGSFKTLIHECWFKAPEARPSFVTIGRQLQENVTLHRKHSSSEPDRLHHSGLAIGRQPLCS comes from the exons GTTGACCCGCACGCTTTCGACGCCCAAGCGCTGCTCCACATGCAACAAGATGGTGTACTTCACGGGCATCCGCTGCAAGCAGTGCGG GGCGCTTTCGCACGAGTCGTGCGCCAACCACAGCCCCCACTGGTGCTCGCCGGTCACCGTCGTCGACATGGGACGCCACGGCGCCGCGGGAAACCACCCACCACAGGATGCAG CCGAAGACCGCTGCGAGGAGTGGCGCTTCTCGAGCGTCGGCCACGAGGTACTCACCGTGAGCCCGCTgatgggccagccgttccttttCGGCAGCGGCGATCCCGGCACTGCGGCGCCCGCTGCTCAGTTGCAGCCGGCGCTGCCGTCGGCGCCGCCCCGGTCCCCGACGCTGGCCGTGACGGGACTGCTGAAGGTGGTCCACTGGCTCTCCCAGAGGCGCAAGGCTACGCGGCCTAACGCCAGCAAGCAGCACGGCCGCTCACGGCTGGCCGACGAGCAGCTGGCGCGCAAAAAGCACAAGGTCCTGAGCTCGCACCAGCCGGCCGCGGTCACGCCGCCCTGCACGTGCCACACGCGCAAGGCTTCGTTCGCTGCCGGCATCCTGTCGCCCAACGGCAGCCTCTCGTCGAGCGGCTACATCTCGTCGTCGGCCTCGTCAGCCGTGCAGACGCCGTCGGACACCGAGCTCGACTGCCGCGGCGGCGCCCGGGCGCACCTCGAAGGTGGCCACCCCTGCCGGCTGCACCCGACTCGCGGCACCGGCCTGGTGCGCCAGAACGCGGTGATCAGCGAGCAGGGCCGCACGGGCCGCCAGTGGCTGGCCAACAAGGCCCGCACACTCAGCCTCGAGACTAAGGCCAACGACGTTGAAAAGCTCTGCGCTACGTGGCCCCCTCTGGGAAGGTCAGCTGGAAATCCAGCAG ATAACTTTCCTGAAGAACCAGAGTCTGGCATTGAAGAGAGTGAACAGGAAGACAAATCAAA AAATCAGAGCACCAACATCAAGGACACGTTAGGTGAATGGTGTGTGCCGTACAAGGATGTGGAGTTCAAGGAACGGCTACGACAAGGCAGGGAGACGGATGTTTACAG GGGACGTTGGCATGGTGAAGTCCTCATCTATACCTTTCGACACACCAAAGAACAAAATGTGATGAGATTTTGGGAGGAAGTTGGCAAACTCAGCATGATCCGTCATGAAAACATTGCACTTTTCATGGGTGCGTGTGCAGAACCACCACAGTATGCCATCATCACCAG CATGAAGAAAGGCCCATCACTGTTTGAACACATCCATATCAAGAAGCACCACCTCTCATTCCACACCAAGGTCAATATTGCAAGACAGATTGTGCAG GGCATGGGCTACTTGCATGCCAAAGGCATTGTGCACAAGAGCCTCACCTCCAAGAATGTGATATTGGAGAGCCGAGTCAAGCTGTGCCTCATGGATCAAGGTCTTGCGGAGAGAGTCCATGATCTGTCTGATCGTGGCTGCCTTGCACGGGGCCACCTCACCTACCTGGCTCCTGAACTGATGTGCCAACTGAGAGTGGAGCCACCAAATGTCTTCTCAGACTGTGAACCGTCACAAGAATCGGACCTTTACGCCTTTGG GACAATCTTGTATGAACTGATTGCTGAAGCCTTCCCATTTGGCTTTCAACACCCACACTCAGTCATTTGGCAGATTGCATCTGGGCAGCAACAGCCACTGAACCACCTCCAGTGCACTGGGAGCTTCAAG ACACTGATCCATGAATGCTGGTTCAAGGCTCCTGAAGCTCGGCCCTCTTTTGTCACGATTGGACGACAGCTCCAGGAAAAT
- the LOC142571494 gene encoding uncharacterized protein LOC142571494, producing the protein MERLQKKQAALRQAIEKIIAAARDLLQSPTIQVGELEEHLDLILEQADELKSVNESIEKKIDLQELDAELEACAAYTEKICSIKTKIKRALRSQTANESRSTTPSVTGNASEQEAYHIGSVPPATFQPVSATTKLPKLEIGKFSGDLRSWQKFWNQFESTIHKNSTLPAIAKFQYLTSYLTGKAAAAIEGLPISDRNYDIAVKTLIERFGKEDVIIEDHMSRLLDVRPVHDLRDIERLRSLYDEIRSGVRSLEALGVSSSTYGTLLLTVLRKSIPSELCLAYFRRKAASPETPQHELLSFLDFMREEVESRERAQSALRRGYQDAAIRQKAPIKGDVRLQNPSASVLTVTDGETQCAFCGAEGHQPANCVAPVPMAKKKEVMSRERRCYKCAKKKHRAAECRTARWLKCAKCSGLHATGVCELNQRPTHPPSIGDAAPAETAVQSSLQVGPALGKTRVLLQTARAYAEGQHNSALVRMLLDGGSQRTFVRQDVSRRLNLRVIGGEKLAIYAFGSERPSEERRCHRVECWLRNWRNNTRVRIEALEVPEICGDLLPPPDDSTASIAREQDLQLADTLPDGYNPGVGVELLIGADHYWDIATGNVKRLGEKLVAMETAFGWTLQGTESTSSVATFLSSTGVMRVGVTTAPDEISRQLRSFWELEHLGIVNDTQLTAKEDSVLRAFEETITQKNGRYQVALPWKENASDLTDNTSIASHRLHSLTAKLLRHEETVLDYDQAIRNYLQAGHAEEANELGESPLGPIYYMPHRGVVRPGSETTKLRVVFDASSKAAGKLSLNDVLFAGPNLNPNLADILIRFRVHNVAIMSDIEKAFLQIELAESARDAVRFLWYQSTPGQGDALPPIKEYRMTRVPFGVTCSPFLLAATLSHHLKTVQEKFPRTAKILSDNLYVDDLVTGADSVEEAERIIRESQSILKAAGMNLRKWRSNYPELIASFAETESAQKTLPELGPTKILGVEWRPDTDEFVFEMTALIGFLASRQDTKRFVLQASARIFDPFGFLSAITITAKIMFQSLWERGTAWDERVPSDLQETWDKWCLPVLTMVAGNEPALIAGEDVESRNEHHTLLHPWLGDRRHKGKREPANGREAPHCSTCRPAHLPTT; encoded by the exons ATGGAACGACTACAGAAGAAGCAAGCTGCCCTGCGACAAGCAATCGAAAAAATCATCGCAGCTGCCAGGGACCTACTGCAATCGCCAACCATCCAAGTCGGTgagcttgaggaacacctcgaccTTATCCTCGAACAAGCGGATGAGTTGAAATCTGTTAACGAGAGCATCGAAAAGAAGATAGATCTTCAAGAATTAGATGCAGAATTAGAAGCCTGCGCTGCATACACGGAGAAGATCTGCTCCATCAAAACAAAGATCAAGAGAGCTCTCAGGAGTCAGACAGCCAACGAGAGCCGGTCGACAACTCCGTCAGTCACAGGCAACGCATCAGAGCAGGAAGCATACCACATCGGTTCCGTTCCACCTGCGACATTCCAGCCAGTATCAGCAACAACCAAGTTACCGAAGTTAGAAATCGGAAAATTCAGCGGGGACCTGCGctcgtggcagaaattttggaaccaATTTGAATCGACTATTCACAAGAACAGCACCCTGCCTGCAATAGCGAAGTTCCAATACTTAACCAGTTATCTAACCGGAAAAGCCGCCGCTGCCATAGAGGGGTTGCCGATCAGCGATAGAAATTACGACATCGCAGTGAAGACCCTCATTGAGAGATTTGGGAAGGAGGACGTCATAATTGAGGACCACATGTCGCGCTTGCTTGACGTCCGCCCAGTGCACGATCTGCGGGACATCGAAAGGCTGAGGAGCCTCTACGACGAAATCCGCTCGGGAGTCCGAAGTCTAGAGGCACTGGGAGTGTCGTCGAGCACCTACGGCACGTTGCTTCTCACCGTCCTTCGTAAAAGTATCCCAAGTGAGCTTTGCTTGGCGTACTTCCGACGGAAGGCTGCCTCACCTGAAACGCCACAACACGAGCTTCTCAGTTTCCTCGATTTTATGAGAGAGGAGGTTGAGAgcagagagagagcacagagTGCACTACGCCGTGGGTACCAGGACGCCGCTATCAGACAGAAAGCGCCAATCAAAGGGGATGTTCGTCTGCAAAACCCATCGGCATCTGTTCTCACCGTAACCGACGGCGAAACGCAATGCGCATTTTGTGGTGCAGAGGGACATCAACCAGCGAACTGTGTCGCCCCCGTGCCCATGGCCAAGAAAAAGGAGGTGATGTCAAGAGAGAGGCGCTGTTACAAGTGTGCGAAAAAGAAGCACCGTGCCGCTGAATGTAGAACTGCAAGGTGGCTGAAGTGTGCCAAATGCTCTGGACTACACGCAACTGGCGTCTGCGAGCTCAATCAAAGACCGACACACCCTCCTTCAATCGGAGATGCTGCACCAGCAGAGACAGCAGTGCAATCATCGCTTCAGGTGGGACCAGCACTGGGAAAGACCCGTGTGCTTCTGCAGACTGCACGAGCGTATGCGGAGGGCCAGCACAACAGTGCTCTGGTGAGAATGCTGCTTGACGGTGGCAGCCAGAGAACGTTTGTACGACAGGATGTTTCCCGGCGCCTCAATCTTCGCGTCATAGGAGGGGAGAAGCTAGCTATCTACGCCTTCGGAAGCGAGAGACCGTCTGAAGAAAGAAGGTGTCATCGCGTGGAATGCTGGCTGCGAAACTGGCGCAACAACACCAGAGTTCGGATCGAAGCATTAGAGGTGCCCGAGATCTGCGGAGACCTCCTCCCACCACCTGACGACTCCACGGCTAGCATCGCTCGTGAACAAGACCTCCAGCTTGCTGACACCTTGCCTGACGGCTACAATCCTGGTGTTGGAGTTGAGCTGCTTATCGGGGCCGATCACTACTGGGATATAGCAACAGGAAATGTCAAGCGTCTTGGTGAGAAGCTCGTGGCCATGGAGACTGCGTTTGGATGGACATTGCAGGGCACAGAGTCTACATCGTCCGTCGCAACCTTTCTATCGAGCACCGGAGTGATGCGGGTAGGTGTGACCACAGCACCCGACGAAATCTCTCGTCAACTGAGGTCATTCTGGGAGCTGGAGCACCTTGGGATCGTCAACGATACACAGCTGACCGCCAAAGAAGACAGCGTTCTTCGGGCCTTTGAAGAAACCATCACCCAGAAGAACGGTAGATACCAAGTAGCTCTCCCATGGAAAGAAAACGCGTCAGACTTAACAGACAACACGAGCATAGCATCGCACAGACTTCACTCATTAACGGCGAAGCTGCTCCGACATGAAGAAACCGTTCTAGACTACGATCAGGCAATCAGGAACTACCTGCAAGCTGGACACGCCGAggaagcgaacgaactgggtgagTCCCCGCTGGGGCCCATTTACTACATGCCGCACCGAGGTGTTGTCCGGCCTGGTAGCGAAACAACTAAGTTGAGAGTCGTATTCGATGCCTCCTCCAAAGCGGCGGGAAAGCTGTCACTGAACGACGTCCTCTTCGCAGGACCTAATCTAAATCCAAACCTAGCGGACATCCTGATTCGATTCCGAGTGCATAATGTGGCCATAATGTCCGATATAGAAAAGGCTTTCCTTCAAATCGAGCTTGCAGAGAGTGCGCGCGACGCTGTCCGCTTTCTGTGGTATCAAAGTACACCAGGGCAGGGCGACGCGCTCCCTCCAATCAAAGAGTACCGCATGACAAGGGTGCCATTCGGCGTTACATGTAGCCCGTTTCTCCTCGCAGCTACCTTAAGCCATCATCTCAAAACGGTACAGGAGAAATTTCCTCGCACCGCCAAGATCCTGAGTGACAACCTGTATGTAGACGACTTGGTTACTGGTGCCGACAGTGTAGAAGAGGCAGAGCGCATAATCAGGGAATCGCAGTCCATACTCAAGGCTGCAGGTATGAACCTCAGGAAATGGCGATCAAACTACCCAGAACTGATTGCATCGTTTGCCGAGACTGAAAGCGCCCAAAAAACTCTACCGGAGCTAGGCCCCACAAAGATTCTCGGTGTAGAGTGGAGGCCTGACACAGACGAATTCGTTTTTGAGATGACCGCCCTGATTGGATTTTTGGCAAGTCGGCAAGACACGAAGCGATTCGTATTGCAGGCCTCGGCGCGCATTTTTGACCCATTTGGCTTTCTCTCGGCCATTACCATCACGGCAAAGATCATGTTCCAGAGCCTCTGGGAGCGAGGTACGGCGTGGGACGAAAGGGTTCCCTCAGATTTACAGGAGACATGGGATAAATG GTGCCTGCCTGTGCTAACAATGGTGGCCGGGAATGAGCCGGCGCTCATTGCGGGGGAGGATGTTGAAAGTCGCAACGAGcaccatacattgttgcacccgtggttgggggaccgacgacacaagggaaagagggagccggcgaacggacgagaggCGCCCCACTGCAGCACGTGCCGGCCGGCGCATCTACCAACAACCTGA